One segment of Cutaneotrichosporon cavernicola HIS019 DNA, chromosome: 4 DNA contains the following:
- a CDS encoding uncharacterized protein (Isochorismatase family): MTALIVIDMQRFFESPASPIMSNVNNLIAFFHSTNALVVYTQHGHTPAQLSGEEVSQLVRFWGAKHSIHRFSESWQLLPNLSPPIPTDITVQDKDTYDAFIHTHLEETLRARGVERVLVTGVLTNFCCETTARSAFNRGFETWVIGDACGANHPEMHASSLRALEAGFGEVVTTEEAIARLGAE, encoded by the exons ATGACCGCGCTCATCGTCATTGACATGCAGCGCTTCTTCGAAAGCCCCGCATCCCCAATCATGTCCAACGTCAACAACCTCATCGCGTTCTTCCACTCCACCAATGCCCTGGTAGTCTACACGCAGCACGGACACACGCCAGCCCAGTTGAGTGGGGAAGAGGTATCGCAACTTGTGCGTTTCTGGGGCGCGAAACATTCGATCCACCGCTTCTCGGAATCGTGGCAACTACTTCCCAACCTGTCTCCGCCTATCCCAACCGACATAACGGTGCAGGACAAGGACACGTACGATGCGTTCATCCACACTCACTTGGAGGAGACGTTACGGGCGCGTGGAGTTGAGCGCGTACTGGTGACGGGAGTGTTGACTAATTTCTGTT GTGAAACGACCGCCCGGTCCGCGTTTAATCGCGGATTCGAAACTTGGGTCATTGGAGATGCGTGTGGGGCCAACCATCCCGAAATGCATGCTAGTTCCCTTCGCGCGCTGGAGGCTGGgttcggcgaggtcgtcacAACCGAGGAGGCGATTGCGCGGCTTGGCGCCGAGTAG
- a CDS encoding uncharacterized protein (Major Facilitator Superfamily) — translation MTSEQPSPASPRMSPVPEDLPGDAHLSSSTADTPLPTPAPTPTIVENAPPTNPRLTRTVTDLSTTTTLCTKPALCPAPPCPRSPAQRTPSPLPPTADVVSVFDPASVGGGGPLVRIATAHSARELARERTRSATGQRPALFALSRPGIEPVFDDEDALSTRSGVSQRSGKSAKNVPCCETAEEEEKEVCQCTDQEKGRQEEEEPYVYPDGGYGWVVVACCMTLCALTNGWGMSYGVFQEYYAKNMFQTAPTSVLSLAGTTQGFMYSVCAFFSGALGDKLGFRPMLIASCVVCWAGLFGASWSHSLWSTILCQGVITGMGQGLAVPLFLSLPSQWFYKYRGLASGITMGGAGIGGGISVIIVRRLITQVGAGKTLLIMSFVNLTAMVIAVSLIRTRPGSPEAQRQRGKLINTAILSRSEFWSVAISLLIGVIGYPAPFFFLNQYMATTFPSITDPMMITAPLMILSFSVAVGRGLVGFCSDAIGAMNTYIGVFVISGIIQFALWLNVSSFALACVFACLYGLIAPGYLGLMPQIVVTIFGPNSLASNTGILLLFNGPGNLIAGPLGGALFDASGRTTWKYMIICMASIQIFGGLICCWARFRTTPKLFAKI, via the exons ATGACCTCTGAACAGCCAAGCCCGGCGTCACCGCGGATGTCGCCAGTCCCCGAGGATCTACCAGGAGACGCTCACCTCTCATCGTCTACTGCCGACACACCCCTTCCGACCCCcgcccccacccccaccaTCGTCGAGAATGCCCCGCCTACCAACCCACGCCTGACACGTACAGTCACCGACctctcgacgacgacgacccTCTGCACCAAACCCGCGCTCTGCCCTGCGCCGCCATGTCCCCGCTCGCCGGCCCAACGcacaccttcccccctcccaccgacggccgacgtcgtctcGGTCTTTGACCCGGCTTCAGTAGGTGGCGGTGGTCCGCTTGTCCGCATAGCGACGGCGCACTCGGCTCGTGAACTGGCGCGCGAAAGGACTCGCAGTGCAACAGGCCAACGACCGGCCCTATTTGCCCTTTCAAGACCTGGGATCGAGCCGGTAttcgacgacgaagacgcACTCAGCACGCGTAGTGGCGTCAGCCAACGGAGTGGGAAGAGCGCAAAGAACGTCCCGTGCTGCGAGACTgccgaagaggaagaaAAGGAGGTCTGTCAATGTACAGACCAGGAGAAAGGCCGTcaagaagaggaagaacCATACGTATACCCCGACGGGGGGTATGGCTGGGTCGTAGTTGCATGCTGCATGACGTTATGCGCACTAACAAACGGATGGGGAATGAGCTATGGCGTGTTCCAGGAG taCTACGCCAAGAACATGTTCCAGACGGCCCCAACTTCCGTCCTGTCCCTGGCAGGTACCACGCAGGGATTCATGTACTCTGTGTGCGCATTCTTCTCAGGCGCGCTTGGGGATAAGCTGGGTTTCAGACCTATGTTGATCGCGAGCTGTGTCGTCTGTTGGGCGGGGTTGTTTggggcgagctggagccACTCGCTGTGGAGCACAATTCTGTGCCAGGGCGTTATTACCGGCATGGGACAGG gccTCGCTGTTccgctcttcctctccctcccgTCCCAGTGGTTCTACAAGTATCGCGGCCTCGCGTCGGGTATTACcatgggcggcgcggggaTTGGCGGCGGTATCTCGGTCATCATCGTCCGGCGCCTCATCACGCAGGTTGGCGCAGGCAAGACTCTTCT caTCATGTCGTTCGTCAACCTCACAGCCATGGTCATCGCCGTCTCGCTCATCCGCACCCGCCCCGGCTCGCCCGAAgcccagcgccagcgcggcaAGCTAATCAACACGGCCATCCTGTCCCGCTCGGAATTCTGGTCCGTCGCCATCTCCCTTCTAATCGGCGTGATCGGCTACCCAGctcccttcttcttcctgAACCAGTACATGGCCACAACGTTCCCCTCAATCACCGACCCGATGATGATCACTGCCCCACTCATGATCCTATCCTTCTCCGTCGCGGTCGGACGAGGCCTAGTTGGTTTCTGCAGCGACGCCATTGGGGCCATGAACACCTACATTGGCGTCTTTGTCATCTCGGGTATAATTCAATTCGCCCTCTGGCTCAACGTGAGCAGCTTTGCCCTTGCTTGCGTCTTTGCATGCCTATACGGCCTCATTGCACCTGGGTATTTGGGTCTTATGCCCCAGATTGTCGTCACCATCTTTGGGCCAAACTCACTCGCCTCCAACACTGGCATTTTGCTATTGTTTAATGGACCCGGAAACCTCATCGCTGGCCCccttggcggcgcgctGTTCGACGCATCGGGACGCACCACATGGAAGTACATGATCATCTGCATGGCCTCGATCCAGATCTTTGGCGGACTGATCTGTTGCTGGG cccGCTTCCGCACTACGCCCAAGCTCTTTGCGAAGATTTAA
- the RNA14 gene encoding uncharacterized protein (Suppressor of forked protein (Suf)): protein MTEPAPADVTGAEGAEVYDPSVPAGSAETYDPSMPVDADEAAETYDPSMPADAEAEETYDPSVPAGENVEHYDPSVPAGGGYDPSVPAGGDYDPSRPAEGEYDAEGEGDYDPSRPAEGGYSDEERPYDPSRPADGDYDRPDEEEASYDPSMPAGGGYDPPAPVESGEEMEEGYGPSGQVEGQYDAPPQMEYDAETEAEATPSNGTPMPMPMPDIPADTNDQPKVDLPEGLTGDSPSVANNHDLVRQWRHDPSDQALLLWLFNWAVDRSEVEDARAWYAALAVDNPTASGPLLSLINLELALSHFKEVEDLFSKALNSAGTLMAAADINIWKAYLHYIRRQNPADGPDPEATRSTVTQAYEYALKECGVDRESGEIWQEYISYLGENKTRNPWEQQQNADNMRKIFQRAVAIPLNNVEALWKNYDAFESAQNKVTAKKFLADRSPAYMTARTALRECRQRTDTLPRPELPPFPNFSDGERRVVGAWRNYIKWEESNPLQSDDPSLVVQRTDYALRKCMAQMRHFPELWHYAATYHLNAGRADEGVAFLRAGVAACPKSFLLAFALVELEEDRKNYADCHSIFEGLISGVSTEIEELQDNVAAEVERARGPEIPVHAGLDSEESDVARMVRERDERGKRVTERRGRDIEAAKTAAGTAWVMYMRFARRSEGLKSARLVFGKGRKSPHITWHVFQASALMEYHSNKDSGVAVRIFELGIRQFADEVPFVIGYLEFLLSINDDTNARALFERSALKIAPALARPLWETWARFEYMHGDLAAVHKLEARWAEAFPSDSPLKRFAQRHTYAGVDEIALRDLGLRARQGGAGPAAAPHTAAPPAAPAPGPALRGRAIPPHMARPPVPPFPPRTASPIPPSSPAKRDRSPPRSPRPDIKRARPASPPRRFAPVGGHSPVPPPRGRGPQPPPGSERDRSGLPTALSWFVGTLPPTRQFDGPIFRPDDIMGLFSNISPAGLGVGIGVGAGAAAPRPPMPPARPPARFAPGRRF, encoded by the exons ATGACTGAGCCAGCGCCGGCTGATGTGACAGGTGCAGAGGGTGCAGAGGTGTATGACCCGTCGGTGCCCGCCGGCAGCGCAGAGACGTATGACCCATCCATGCCAGTGGACGCAGatgaggcggccgagacgtACGATCCGTCGATGCCAGCCGACGCCGAAGCAGAGGAGACGTACGACCCGTCGGTGCCAGCGGGTGAAAATGTCGAGCACTACGACCCTTCTGTGCCGGCTGGTGGAGGCTACGACCCTTCGGTACCGGCTGGCGGAGACTATGACCCTTCCCGGCCCGCTGAGGGGGAATATGACGCtgagggggaaggagacTACGACCCGTCGAGGCCTGCGGAGGGCGGCTACTCGGATGAGGAGCGTCCGTACGACCCATCAAGGCCGGCAGATGGGGATTACGATAGACcagatgaagaagaagcgaGTTACGACCCATCCATGCCTGCTGGAGGGGGATACGACCCACCTGCACCGGTCGAGAGCGGGGAAGAGATGGAAGAAGGATACGGGCCTTCCGGCCAGGTCGAGGGACAATACGACGCACCACCCCAGATGGAATACGACGCGGAAACCGAGGCTGAGGCAACACCCTCTAATGGTACACCAATGCCAATGCCAATGCCTGACATCCCTGCCGACACCAACGATCAGCCCAAAGTGGACCTTCCGGAAGGCCTGACGGGCGACTCACCAAGTGTCGCAAACAACCACGACCTGGTGCGCCAGTGGCGCCATG ATCCCTCCGATcaggcgctcctcctgTGGCTGTTCAACTGGGCGGTCGACAGGTCCGAGGTGGAAGACGCACGCGCATGGtacgccgcgctcgccgtcgataACCCAACGGCT tccGGTCCCTTGCTCTCGCTCATCAATCTCGAGCTTGCGTTGTCTCATTtcaaggaggtggaggacCTGTTCTCAAAGGCACTGAACAGCGCCGGCACGCTCATGGCTGCGGCTGACATCAACATCTGGA AGGCTTACCTCCACTACATCCGGCGGCAGAACCCCGCGGACGGCCCTGATCCTGAGGCGACACGTTCGACAGTCACACAGGCGTACGAGTACGCACTCAAGGAATGTGGCGTGGACcgcgagagcggcgagaTCTGGCAAGAGTACATCTCATACCTCGGCGAGAACAAGACCCGTAATCCCTgggagcagcagcagaacGCCGACAACATGCGGAAGATCTTCCAGCGCGCCGTGGCAATCCCGCTCAACAACGTCGAGGCCCTGTGGAAGAACTACGATGCGTTCGAGAGCGCACAGAACAAGGTCACCGCGAAGAAgttcctcgccgaccgctCGCCCGCTTATATGACCGCACGTACGGCGTTACGTGAGTGCCGGCAGCGGACAGACACCCTGCCGCGCCCAGAGCTGCCGCCATTCCCCAACTTTagcgatggcgagcgccgcgtcgtcggtgcGTGGCGCAACTACATCAAGTGGGAGGAATCCAATCCGCTGCAGAGCGACGACCCCAGTCTCGTTGTACAGCGTACAGACTACGCATTACGCAAGTGCATGGCGCAAATGCGCCACTTCCCCGAGCTGTGGCACTATGCCGCGACGTACCACTTGAACGCCGGGAGAGCTGACGAGGGTGTGGCGTTCTTGCGCGCAGGCGTCGCCGCGTGCCCCAAGAGCTTCCTTTTGGCgttcgcgctcgtcgagctcgaagaGGACCGTAAGAACTACGCCGACTGCCACAGTATCTTTGAAGGGCTCATTTCCGGCGTCAGCACAGAGATCGAAGAGCTGCAGGACAACGTTGCGGctgaggtcgagcgcgcacgTGGTCCTGAGATCCCGGTCCATGCTGGGCTTGAcagcgaggagagcgacgtAGCACGCAtggtgcgcgagcgcgacgagcgcggcaagcgcgTTACCGAGCGCCGGGGCCGCGATatcgaggcggccaagacTGCCGCCGGCACAGCGTGGGTTATGTACATGCGTTTCGCTCGCCGCTCCGAGGGCCTCAAGTCAGCTCGCCTCGTCTTCGGCAAGGGGCGCAAGTCGCCTCATATCACGTGGCATGTATTTCAGGCAAGCGCGCTCATGGAATACCACAGCAACAAGGACTCTGGCGTCGCGGTGCGTATCTTTGAACTCGGCATCCGCCAGTTTGCAGACGAGGTGCCCTTCGTCATCGGGTACCTAGAGTTCTTGCTGAGCATCAACGACGACACGAATGCGCGTGCTCTCTTCGAGCGCTCGGCACTCAAAATCGCCCCagcgctcgctcgcccgcTCTGGGAGACCTGGGCACGCTTCGAGTACATGCACGGCGACTTGGCCGCAGTGcacaagctcgaggcgcgctgGGCTGAGGCGTTCCCTTCCGACTCACCGCTCAAGCGCTTTGCCCAGCGCCACACTTacgctggcgtcgacgagatcgccctgcgcgacctcggcctgcgtGCCCGCCAGGGTGGAGCCGGGCCCGCTGCTGCGCCACACACGGCCGCACCTCCAGCAGCACCTGCCCCTGGCCCAGCTctccgcggccgcgcaATTCCTCCACACATGGCGCGGCCACCGGTCCCTCCCTTCCCGCCCCGCACCGCGTCCCCCATCCCcccatcctcgccggccaagcgcgaccGCTCCCCACCGCGCTCCCCACGCCCAGACATCAAGCGTGCCCGCCCCGCATCACCTCCCCGGCGCTTCGCACCTGTGGGAGGCCACTCCCCGgtccctcctccgcgcggGCGCGGCCCACAGCCCCCACCTGGCTCGGAACGCGACCGCTCTGGCCTACCCACCGCACTCTCGTGGTTTGTCGGCACGCTGCCTCCAACACGCCAGTTCGATGGGCCCATCTTCCGGCCCGACGACATTATGGGTCTGTTCAGTAACATCTCCCCTGCTGGTCTTGGAGTCGGTATCGGGGTTGGCGCGGGTGCTGCGGCCCCACGTCCCCCGATGCCGCCTGCTCGACCGCCTGCACGGTTCGCCCCAGGCCGCCGCTTCTAG
- a CDS encoding uncharacterized protein (integral to membrane protein): MKEIPAADKTFATIGAILWSIQVIPQIIKSYRTKSTDGLSPALMFIWACATIFQGSYLVAMRSSIPLQLQPQVFGALGVISWGQCLYYGKKYSLRKTLCCVFTFYVFFAAFETGSVYALWAGQRRGITWPIDMYGWITSALLILGLMPQYYEIYKHKEVVGISLLFMAVDIFGGLFSGISLFFRKHFDSIAFVQYFLVVVLDGVVVILAFILNPMAKKRRAREAALADAENSAGVEDSTMPNPNDSGSAAVSVCDDGSKAGDSYVRTMTKATDSTSSARSTDDYDSIIGREERAV; the protein is encoded by the exons ATGAAGGAGATCCCAGCTGCGGACAAGACTTTTGCGACCATCGGAGCAATCCTTTGGTCCATCCAGGTCATCCCTCAAATCATCAAGAGTTACCGCACAAAGAGCACAGATGGACTCAGTCCCGCCCTCATGTT TATCTGGGCATGCGCAACAATCTTCCAGGGCTCCTACCTCGTGGCGATGCGGTCCTCGATCCCCCTCCAACTGCAACCACAAGTGTTTGGCGCTCTCGGCGTCATCTCATGGGGTCAATGCCTGTACTATGGGAAGAAGTACTCGCTCCGCAAAACTCTTTGCTGCGTATTCACATTCTATGTCTTCTTTGCGGCCTTTGAGACCGGATCCGTCTACGCTCTTTGGGCCGGGCAGAGGCGGGGTATCACTTGGCCCATCGATATGTACGGGTGGATCACGAGTGCGCTGCTCATCCTGGGCCTCATGCCCCAGTACTACGAAATCTACAAGCACAAGGAGGTTGTGGGCATCTCGCTCCTCTTCATGGCTGTTGATATCTTTGGCGGCTTGTTCTCGGGCATCTCGCTCTTCTTTAGGAAACACTTTGATAGTATTGCTTTCGTGCAGTACTTCCTTGTTGTGGTGCTCGATGGCGTCGTTGTCATTCTTGCCTTCATCTTGAACCCGATGGCCAAGAAGAGGCGAGCACGCGaggccgccctcgccgacgcggagAACTCGGcaggcgtcgaggacagCACTATGCCCAACCCTAACGACAGCGGTTCGGCAGCCGTGAGCGTCTGCGACGACGGCAGCAAGGCCGGCGACTCGTATGTTCGCACCATGACAAAGGCGACCGACTCGACCAGCTCAGCTCGCTCAACCGACGACTACGACTCGATCatcggccgcgaggagcgagcTGTCTGA
- the SLD gene encoding uncharacterized protein (Fatty acid desaturase): MANGTAPTAEVPPKMVHANGTSAGKAKGRTLPVWTRAEIARRICTGSQLVLRDDTVLNVASWAAYHPGGALALAHFVGRDGADEIAAYHSKGTLATMDRFAVARVDPADYTDVEGWVPLTPPIALGLVSHPDGVKGHWAREGQIRLATQIVDGVKGGASDKGSDEVNGAPMGLEVVELNPSMMEPLPVPHVERAREHARSKAYRILKGKLEDKGYFERPGPLSGYGSDIVRYLLLGGGAAYLFFTSTGWAGMMGSAALLGFCWQQLTFLAHDAGHSGLTGDWWTDRMWCTLVANWIGGLSAGWWCDNHDIHHLVTNHPEHDPDIQHMPFFAITPQFFRNLWSTYYKRVVAFDAPSRFLLNFQHRLYYIVLSLARFNLYALSYGFLLLKARRNAFFYFEVAGLAFYWTWYGLLLRAVSSFGGWRMALAYMLISHICASPVHVQIVLSHFACSTEDLGPSESFVSRQLRTTMDVVCGENIEWIHGGLHQQVTHHLFPRLPRHHQRKASLLVKEFCEEQGLTFIEYGWIRGNAMVLSTLRDVANQLAILKRVADKEVAEKMQ; encoded by the exons ATGGCAAACGGAACAGCACCGACAGCAGAAGTGCCTCCGAAGATGGTTCACGCCAACGGCACCTCAGccggcaaggccaagggccGAACACTCCCCGTCTGGACACGCGCCGAAATCGCACGCCGCATCTGCACCGGcagccagctcgtcctccgcgacGACACTGTTCTGAATGTGGCGTCTTGGGCGGCGTACCATCCCGGTGGAGcactcgctctcgcccaTTTCGTTGGCCGGGACGGAGCCGACGAGATCGCAGCCTACCACAGCAAAGGGACGCTGGCCACGATGGACCGGTtcgcggtcgcgcgcgtTGATCCTGCCGACTACACCGATGTGGAAGGATGGGTGCCGCTCACGCCGCCCATTGCTCTCGGACTCGTGTCGCACCCCGACGGCGTCAAGGGCCACTGGGCGCGGGAGGGCCAGATCCGCCTCGCAACGCAgatcgtcgacggcgtcaaggGTGGCGCATCCGATAAGGGTTCCGACGAGGTCAATGGTGCTCCGATGGGACTCGAGGTTGTGGAACTCAACCCCTCGATGATGGAGCCACTCCCCGTACCgcatgtcgagcgcgcacgTGAGCACGCCCGCTCAAAGGCGTACCGCATCCTCAAAGGAAAGTTGGAGGACAAGGGATACTTTGAGCGACCGGGACCGCTGAGCGGTTACGGGAGCGACATTGTGCGctacctcctcctcggtggTGGGGCGGCTTACCTCTTCTTCACATCCACGGGGTGGGCGGGGATGATGGGCAGTGCCGCACTTCTCGGCTTCTGCTGGCAGCAGCTGACCT TCTTGGCGCACGACGCTGGCCATTCAGGCCTCACGGGCGACTGGTGGACCGACCGCATGTGGTgcacgctcgtcgccaactGGATTGGAGGACTGAGCGCCGGATGGTGGTGCGACAACCACGACATTCACCACCTGGTGACCAACCACCCAGAACACGACCCGGACATTCAGCACATGCCCTTCTTCGCCATCACGCCCCAGTTCTTCCGCAACCTCTGGAGCACATACTACAAGCGCGTCGTGGCGTTTGACGCACCCTCCCGATTCTTGCTCAACTTCCAGCACAGGCTGTACTACATTgtcctctcgctcgcccGTTTCAACCTGTACGCCCTCTCGTACGGCTTCCTGCTCCTCAAGGCGCGCCGTAACGCCTTCTTTTATTTCGAAGTAGCCGGTCTCGCCTTCTACTGGACGTGGTACGGTCTCCTCCTTCGGGCAGTGTCATCGTTTGGAGGCTGGCGCATGGCCTTGGCGTACATGCTCATCTCACATATCTGCGCGAGTCCTGTGCATGTGCAGATTGTGCTGAGCCACTTTGCGTGCAGTACCGAAGACCTGGGGCCGAGCGAGAGCTTTGTCTCGCGCCAGCTCCGGACGACGATGGACGTCGTGTGTGGCGAGAACATTGAGTGGATCCACGGTGGGTTGCACCAGCAGGTCACGCACCACCTCTTCCCGCGCCTGCCACGACACCACCAGCGTAAGGCTAGCTTGCTGGTCAAGGAGTTTTGCGAGGAGCAGGGTCTCACGTTTATTGAGTACGGGTGGATCCGCGGGAACGCAATGGTCCTGAGCACACTGCGCGATGTCGCGAACCAGCTGGCCATCCTCAAACGCGTCGCGGACAAGGAGGTGGCGGAGAAGATGCAGTAG